The proteins below come from a single Benincasa hispida cultivar B227 chromosome 4, ASM972705v1, whole genome shotgun sequence genomic window:
- the LOC120075282 gene encoding phosphopantothenate--cysteine ligase 2-like isoform X1 codes for MDINGLQKAQQALDAEIKSFFDSAPPLRNIEDISKDLREFVEMNSPQAGNQSPRKVVCVTSGGTTVPLEQRCVRYIDNFSSGHRGAASTEYFLKAGYSVIFLYRKGTRQPYCSLLPDDPFLECFEFTQELGIQVRQPYSEEVKKAISEHHAAIADGTLLKLPFTTIFEYLQMLHMVAISLRSIGPYALFYLAAAVSDFYVPWESMAKHKIQSGSGPLDMRLVQVPKMLSGLRSEWAPTAYCISFKLETDVKILLEKAKAALRKYKMHMVIANELLTRKEEVTLVTENEKIRVQRDPELVGDEVEKHIVKHIVEKHSAYVDNFNHGVSRASGS; via the exons ATGGATATAAACGGACTGCAAAAAGCTCAACAGGCCCTAGATGCTGAAATCAAATCATTTTTTGATTCAGCTCCCCCTTTGAGGAATATTGAGGATATCAGCAAAGATTTGAGAGAATTTGTTGAAATGAATTCACCACAAGCTG GAAATCAAAGTCCCAGGAAAGTTGTTTGTGTGACATCTGGGGGCACCACAGTTCCTTTAGAGCAAAGATGTGTTCGTTATATAGACAACTTCAGCTCAGGTCACAGAGGTGCAGCATCCACAGA GTACTTTCTGAAGGCTGGATATTCGGTTATTTTCTTATATCGAAA GGGAACCCGTCAACCATATTGCAGTTTGCTTCCTGATGATCCATTTCTGGAGTGTTTTGAGTTCACCCAGGAGTTGGGCATACAAG TGCGCCAGCCTTATTCGGAAGAAGTTAAGAAGGCAATCAGTGAGCATCATGCT GCAATAGCAGATGGCACACTTCTGAAACTTCCTTTTACAACGATTTTTGAGTATCTTCAG ATGTTGCACATGGTTGCAATATCACTGAGGAGTATTGGACCCTATGCACTCTTTTATCTTGCTGCAGCTGTCTCTGACTTTTACGTTCCATGGGAGAGCATG GCAAAGCACAAGATTCAGTCAGGATCAGGGCCTTTAGACATGCGACTTGTTCAGGTGCCAAAGATGCTGTCAGGGCTGAGGAGTGAGTGGGCTCCAACGGCGTACTGTATATCATTCAAG CTAGAGACTGATGTAAAAATCCTCTTGGAGAAGGCAAAGGCGGCTCTAAGGAAGTACAAGATGCATATGGTCATTGCAAATGAACTTTTGACCCGGAAAGAGGAGGTGACTCTTGTTACTGAAAATGAGAAGATTCGTGTTCAGCGTGACCCGGAACTGGTTGGTGACGAAGTGGAGAAGCATATCGTCAAACATATCGTCGAGAAGCATTCTGCTTACGTGGACAATTTCAACCACGGAGTCTCAAGGGCCAGTGGCTCATAG
- the LOC120075282 gene encoding phosphopantothenate--cysteine ligase 2-like isoform X2, producing the protein MDINGLQKAQQALDAEIKSFFDSAPPLRNIEDISKDLREFVEMNSPQAGNQSPRKVVCVTSGGTTVPLEQRCVRYIDNFSSGHRGAASTEGTRQPYCSLLPDDPFLECFEFTQELGIQVRQPYSEEVKKAISEHHAAIADGTLLKLPFTTIFEYLQMLHMVAISLRSIGPYALFYLAAAVSDFYVPWESMAKHKIQSGSGPLDMRLVQVPKMLSGLRSEWAPTAYCISFKLETDVKILLEKAKAALRKYKMHMVIANELLTRKEEVTLVTENEKIRVQRDPELVGDEVEKHIVKHIVEKHSAYVDNFNHGVSRASGS; encoded by the exons ATGGATATAAACGGACTGCAAAAAGCTCAACAGGCCCTAGATGCTGAAATCAAATCATTTTTTGATTCAGCTCCCCCTTTGAGGAATATTGAGGATATCAGCAAAGATTTGAGAGAATTTGTTGAAATGAATTCACCACAAGCTG GAAATCAAAGTCCCAGGAAAGTTGTTTGTGTGACATCTGGGGGCACCACAGTTCCTTTAGAGCAAAGATGTGTTCGTTATATAGACAACTTCAGCTCAGGTCACAGAGGTGCAGCATCCACAGA GGGAACCCGTCAACCATATTGCAGTTTGCTTCCTGATGATCCATTTCTGGAGTGTTTTGAGTTCACCCAGGAGTTGGGCATACAAG TGCGCCAGCCTTATTCGGAAGAAGTTAAGAAGGCAATCAGTGAGCATCATGCT GCAATAGCAGATGGCACACTTCTGAAACTTCCTTTTACAACGATTTTTGAGTATCTTCAG ATGTTGCACATGGTTGCAATATCACTGAGGAGTATTGGACCCTATGCACTCTTTTATCTTGCTGCAGCTGTCTCTGACTTTTACGTTCCATGGGAGAGCATG GCAAAGCACAAGATTCAGTCAGGATCAGGGCCTTTAGACATGCGACTTGTTCAGGTGCCAAAGATGCTGTCAGGGCTGAGGAGTGAGTGGGCTCCAACGGCGTACTGTATATCATTCAAG CTAGAGACTGATGTAAAAATCCTCTTGGAGAAGGCAAAGGCGGCTCTAAGGAAGTACAAGATGCATATGGTCATTGCAAATGAACTTTTGACCCGGAAAGAGGAGGTGACTCTTGTTACTGAAAATGAGAAGATTCGTGTTCAGCGTGACCCGGAACTGGTTGGTGACGAAGTGGAGAAGCATATCGTCAAACATATCGTCGAGAAGCATTCTGCTTACGTGGACAATTTCAACCACGGAGTCTCAAGGGCCAGTGGCTCATAG
- the LOC120075282 gene encoding phosphopantothenate--cysteine ligase 2-like isoform X3, which translates to MDINGLQKAQQALDAEIKSFFDSAPPLRNIEDISKDLREFVEMNSPQAGNQSPRKVVCVTSGGTTVPLEQRCVRYIDNFSSGHRGAASTEYFLKAGYSVIFLYRKGTRQPYCSLLPDDPFLECFEFTQELGIQVRQPYSEEVKKAISEHHAAIADGTLLKLPFTTIFEYLQMLHMVAISLRSIGPYALFYLAAAVSDFYVPWESMLETDVKILLEKAKAALRKYKMHMVIANELLTRKEEVTLVTENEKIRVQRDPELVGDEVEKHIVKHIVEKHSAYVDNFNHGVSRASGS; encoded by the exons ATGGATATAAACGGACTGCAAAAAGCTCAACAGGCCCTAGATGCTGAAATCAAATCATTTTTTGATTCAGCTCCCCCTTTGAGGAATATTGAGGATATCAGCAAAGATTTGAGAGAATTTGTTGAAATGAATTCACCACAAGCTG GAAATCAAAGTCCCAGGAAAGTTGTTTGTGTGACATCTGGGGGCACCACAGTTCCTTTAGAGCAAAGATGTGTTCGTTATATAGACAACTTCAGCTCAGGTCACAGAGGTGCAGCATCCACAGA GTACTTTCTGAAGGCTGGATATTCGGTTATTTTCTTATATCGAAA GGGAACCCGTCAACCATATTGCAGTTTGCTTCCTGATGATCCATTTCTGGAGTGTTTTGAGTTCACCCAGGAGTTGGGCATACAAG TGCGCCAGCCTTATTCGGAAGAAGTTAAGAAGGCAATCAGTGAGCATCATGCT GCAATAGCAGATGGCACACTTCTGAAACTTCCTTTTACAACGATTTTTGAGTATCTTCAG ATGTTGCACATGGTTGCAATATCACTGAGGAGTATTGGACCCTATGCACTCTTTTATCTTGCTGCAGCTGTCTCTGACTTTTACGTTCCATGGGAGAGCATG CTAGAGACTGATGTAAAAATCCTCTTGGAGAAGGCAAAGGCGGCTCTAAGGAAGTACAAGATGCATATGGTCATTGCAAATGAACTTTTGACCCGGAAAGAGGAGGTGACTCTTGTTACTGAAAATGAGAAGATTCGTGTTCAGCGTGACCCGGAACTGGTTGGTGACGAAGTGGAGAAGCATATCGTCAAACATATCGTCGAGAAGCATTCTGCTTACGTGGACAATTTCAACCACGGAGTCTCAAGGGCCAGTGGCTCATAG
- the LOC120076648 gene encoding ER-phagy receptor 1 yields MGSLRTVCRPHAMFSSFLFSSRCQSMPSVSFRNPNNKRRFSLFSPTFNSSSGFSRTEKWFRINQRRTLAMASNWANEKSPYETLELERDADEEQIKSSYRRLAKFYHPDVYDGRGTLEEGETAEVRFIKIQAAYELLIDDEKRRQYDVDNRVNPMKASQAWMEWLIKKRKAFDQRGDMAIAAWAEQQQREMNLRARRLSRSKVDPDEERRLLAKEKKASIEYFNSTLKRHTLVLKKRDLMRKKAEEEKKKVISRLLAEEGLELVTDEDDNM; encoded by the exons ATGGGCAGTTTGAGGACGGTGTGTAGGCCTCATGCCATGTTTTCTTCCTTCCTGTTTAGCAGCAGATGCCAGTCTATGCCCAGTGTTTCGTTTCGGAACCCTAATAACAAGCGTCGCTTTTCACTTTTCTCTCCCACCTTCAATTCTTCGTCAGGCTTTTCTCGGACCGAGAAGTGGTTCCGTATCAATCAGCGGAGGACGCTGGCCATGGCTTCCAATTGGGCCAACGAAAAATCTCCCTATGAAACTCTCG AGTTAGAGAGGGATGCTGATGAAGAACAGATAAAGAGTTCCTATAGGCGCTTGGCCAAATTTTATCATCCGGATG TTTATGATGGTAGAGGAACTCTTGAAGAGGGAGAAACAGCAGAAGTTAGGTTCATTAAGATTCAAGCTGCTTATGAGTTGCTCATAGATGATGAGAAGCGGAGGCAGTATGATGTAGATAACCGAGTTAATCCAATGAAG GCATCTCAAGCATGGATGGAGTGGCTTATCAAAAAGCGCAAAGCTTTTGATCAACGGGGTGATATGGCAATAGCAGCTTGGGCTGAGCAACAGCAGCGTGAGATGAATCTACGGGCTCGGCGCCTTTCTCGATCAAAG GTTGATCCAGATGAAGAGAGAAGATTACTGGCAAAAGAAAAGAAGGCGTCAATAGAGTATTTTAACAGCACACTTAAACGACACACACTTGTCTTGAAGAAGAGAGATTTAATGCGAAAAAAAGCAgaggaggaaaagaagaaggtaaTAAGCCGGCTTTTAGCTGAGGAGGGCCTCGAGCTCGTTACAGATGAGGATGACAACATGTAG